From a region of the Nonlabens dokdonensis DSW-6 genome:
- a CDS encoding proton-conducting transporter transmembrane domain-containing protein codes for MTSHNNLLTDASVASQANSPANSSQQLSKIFNVVLWLSCLINIGVLVFFFPDIPEWNYNNLLIINGFTVLIWATVTFFSALISSYSKNYLIGFRYASRFKLLSFGFTLALMLFVMSNHVALIILSWLLIGFLMSRLIGVDREWAEAREAAKFTLKYFLAGTFFLAAGLGLLAFQLDNYFLKEMITQLDNLPYHIVLIAAICIIIAAIIQSAIYPFHKWLLSAMTSPTPASALMHAGFVNGSGILLALFASLIFVSETHEVLLIIGGLTAIMAQFTKLIQVNVKHKLACSTIAQMGFMIMQCGLGFYNAAVVHLILHGFYKAYLFLSSGEEIKHSAPQESKRILIKPLQAVAVLIFGTIAAIFFSFITGKGTALDSGIFLTLIVAITVGQVTYNIVKEKSLSTGQKIIIPAVLFLLGIGAYGLMYNAVTAIMSDMPYVAQALPLSAVQIIFGIVFLLGFFIMKLGYYRKIPWLYVKLLNDSQPYKKTILTYKSKS; via the coding sequence ATGACTTCACATAACAATTTGCTCACGGATGCCTCGGTAGCATCACAGGCCAACAGCCCAGCAAATAGTTCGCAACAGCTCTCCAAAATATTTAATGTCGTTCTATGGCTTTCTTGCCTGATTAATATAGGTGTGCTGGTTTTCTTTTTTCCAGATATCCCAGAATGGAATTACAACAATCTACTTATTATCAATGGTTTTACTGTTCTTATATGGGCAACGGTGACGTTTTTTAGCGCTTTGATAAGCAGTTATTCTAAGAATTATTTAATTGGCTTCAGGTACGCCAGCCGATTTAAATTGTTAAGTTTTGGATTTACATTAGCCTTAATGCTATTTGTAATGTCTAACCATGTCGCATTAATCATATTGAGCTGGCTTTTGATAGGGTTTTTAATGTCTCGATTAATAGGAGTCGATAGAGAATGGGCTGAAGCGAGAGAAGCAGCAAAATTCACTCTAAAGTATTTTCTAGCAGGAACCTTTTTTCTAGCCGCTGGATTAGGCTTGCTAGCATTCCAATTAGATAATTACTTCTTAAAGGAGATGATAACGCAATTAGACAATCTTCCTTATCATATCGTTCTTATTGCTGCTATTTGTATCATCATTGCTGCAATCATACAATCTGCGATTTATCCTTTTCACAAATGGTTGTTATCTGCCATGACGTCGCCTACGCCGGCATCTGCTTTGATGCATGCTGGATTTGTAAACGGTTCTGGAATTTTACTCGCCTTGTTTGCCTCACTTATTTTTGTATCTGAAACACATGAAGTTCTTTTGATTATAGGCGGTCTTACGGCAATCATGGCTCAATTTACTAAGCTGATTCAAGTGAATGTAAAACATAAATTAGCTTGTTCAACTATCGCACAAATGGGTTTTATGATCATGCAGTGTGGTCTAGGATTCTATAATGCAGCAGTGGTACATTTGATTCTTCATGGTTTTTATAAGGCTTATTTATTTCTATCTTCTGGAGAAGAAATAAAACATTCCGCACCTCAAGAATCAAAGCGAATTCTCATCAAACCTTTGCAAGCTGTAGCTGTACTGATTTTTGGAACTATTGCGGCAATTTTCTTCTCATTTATCACAGGAAAAGGTACGGCGCTAGACAGCGGTATTTTTTTAACACTTATCGTGGCTATTACCGTAGGTCAAGTGACTTATAATATAGTGAAAGAGAAAAGTCTTTCTACCGGACAAAAAATCATAATTCCAGCTGTATTATTTCTATTAGGAATAGGTGCATACGGCTTGATGTATAACGCAGTAACAGCTATAATGAGTGATATGCCATACGTAGCACAAGCTTTACCGTTAAGCGCTGTTCAAATAATATTTGGAATCGTGTTTTTGTTAGGTTTCTTTATCATGAAATTGGGTTATTACAGGAAAATACCATGGCTGTATGTGAAACTCCTGAATGATTCACAACCTTATAAAAAGACCATTTTAACCTATAAATCAAAATCCTAA
- a CDS encoding DUF2309 domain-containing protein: protein MLPIEISKAVEQAAKVIGKTWPLYSFVTSNPLTGYESSHFRDAVASAKHYLNAKVFPDATVFKTAFDNGEIDNNVLNNLLKENGWNESPHFYLDQMSQDRVEERTTDRELDLIMAKWLAAFMDEGLAEWSMPGKEEGFYKSWRKLAKYDRSLKIDKKSPLPENGEEALTQLLNDYPKEQWQELCTQHLAALPGWTGYINYRTEAASGWQLQYPIDLVQYLAVRLTIAKSMKINFLNDAKPTDEIADTSLKYIWLKAWERSWQNYMISVASQNSNALASTDVPDAQLVFCIDTRSELIRRHVEAQGNYETYGYAGFFGIAMDYTNLEDNITRKSCPPIVGSAYEVTESAMAGKDTEMAAFEKKNDLAKFRNYFLKRMKNMLPSTFGFVEGAGFFYGFSLLGRTLKSGSLYRRKNKKDTSFENITSPQINCTGESASSDGIPLADKVAIVKGAFDLTGWKKFAPLVVFAGHGSHTANNPFGSSLDCGACAASPGRHNARMLAKLANLKEVRAELAAQHQIVIPKETVFVGAEHNTTTDEIELFDIEVPASHKAPLADLKESLKKAQQTAAKNRLGVKDSVGLAEKKANNWSETRPEWGLAKNAGFIVAPRSLTKNENLHSRCFLHSYDWQQDITGAALEGIMQGPMVVTQWINNHYYFSTVDNKTFGGGTKITQNVTGRYGVLQGNGGDLKMGLPLQSVSETDSKLYHQPLRLSVLINAPLPKVIDILSRNAHLQTLLDNEWIYLMVMDPTDDNSIKTYEKGMQWSLSSQKQDAVLSSKTPDSEMVVAV from the coding sequence ATGCTACCAATTGAAATATCAAAAGCTGTAGAACAAGCGGCAAAGGTGATAGGTAAAACCTGGCCTTTGTATTCTTTTGTAACATCTAATCCGCTTACTGGATATGAGTCGTCTCATTTTAGAGATGCCGTTGCAAGCGCTAAGCATTACTTAAATGCCAAAGTCTTTCCTGATGCGACAGTATTTAAGACAGCATTTGATAATGGAGAAATAGATAATAATGTTCTCAATAATTTGCTCAAGGAAAATGGCTGGAATGAATCTCCTCATTTTTATCTCGATCAAATGAGTCAAGATAGAGTAGAAGAACGCACTACAGATCGTGAGTTAGACCTAATCATGGCTAAATGGCTGGCTGCTTTTATGGATGAAGGACTGGCAGAGTGGTCCATGCCAGGCAAAGAAGAAGGTTTTTATAAGTCATGGCGAAAACTCGCTAAATACGATAGGTCTTTAAAAATAGATAAGAAAAGCCCACTTCCTGAGAACGGTGAAGAAGCCTTGACTCAATTGCTCAACGATTACCCTAAAGAGCAGTGGCAAGAATTATGTACCCAACATCTTGCTGCATTACCAGGATGGACTGGATACATTAATTATAGAACTGAAGCCGCTTCTGGATGGCAATTGCAATACCCTATAGATCTTGTACAGTATCTCGCAGTACGATTGACTATTGCCAAGAGCATGAAAATCAATTTTTTAAATGACGCTAAGCCAACCGACGAAATTGCTGATACTTCTTTAAAGTATATTTGGTTAAAAGCATGGGAACGCAGCTGGCAGAATTATATGATCTCGGTCGCTTCTCAAAATAGTAATGCATTAGCATCTACTGATGTACCAGACGCTCAACTCGTTTTTTGTATTGATACGAGATCTGAATTGATAAGAAGGCATGTAGAAGCTCAAGGAAACTATGAGACTTATGGCTATGCCGGTTTCTTTGGTATTGCCATGGATTACACTAACTTAGAAGATAATATAACTAGAAAATCTTGTCCACCAATTGTAGGTTCTGCCTACGAGGTAACGGAAAGCGCCATGGCTGGAAAAGATACCGAAATGGCCGCTTTTGAAAAGAAAAATGATTTGGCTAAGTTCAGGAATTACTTCTTGAAGAGAATGAAGAACATGTTGCCATCTACTTTTGGATTTGTAGAAGGAGCAGGCTTTTTCTATGGTTTTTCATTACTAGGACGTACTTTGAAATCAGGAAGTTTATACCGCAGAAAGAACAAAAAAGATACCTCGTTTGAGAATATAACTTCGCCACAAATCAATTGCACTGGAGAATCGGCTTCTTCTGACGGAATCCCGTTAGCAGATAAAGTTGCCATTGTAAAAGGAGCTTTTGATTTGACTGGTTGGAAGAAATTTGCGCCATTAGTAGTTTTTGCTGGTCACGGAAGTCATACAGCAAACAACCCATTTGGTTCTAGTCTCGATTGTGGTGCTTGTGCTGCAAGTCCCGGAAGACATAATGCAAGAATGCTCGCAAAACTGGCTAATTTAAAAGAAGTAAGAGCAGAGTTAGCTGCTCAACATCAAATAGTTATACCTAAAGAAACCGTTTTTGTAGGAGCAGAGCATAATACAACAACAGATGAAATTGAACTGTTTGATATAGAAGTACCTGCTAGTCATAAAGCTCCGTTGGCCGATTTGAAAGAGAGCTTAAAAAAAGCCCAACAAACCGCAGCAAAGAATAGACTAGGAGTAAAGGACTCTGTCGGATTGGCAGAAAAAAAAGCCAATAATTGGAGTGAAACAAGACCAGAATGGGGATTGGCAAAAAATGCTGGATTTATAGTAGCGCCAAGATCCTTGACTAAAAATGAAAATTTACACAGCAGGTGTTTTTTACATTCTTATGATTGGCAACAAGATATCACTGGTGCGGCGTTAGAAGGAATCATGCAAGGACCAATGGTAGTAACGCAATGGATCAACAATCATTATTATTTCAGTACGGTTGATAATAAAACCTTCGGAGGCGGAACTAAAATCACTCAAAACGTAACTGGTCGTTATGGAGTATTGCAAGGAAATGGCGGCGACCTAAAAATGGGATTGCCTTTACAATCGGTGAGTGAAACAGATTCAAAATTGTACCATCAGCCGCTGCGATTATCGGTATTAATAAATGCACCACTGCCAAAAGTTATTGATATCTTATCACGCAATGCGCATTTACAAACCTTATTAGATAATGAGTGGATTTATCTAATGGTTATGGACCCAACAGATGATAACAGCATTAAAACCTATGAAAAAGGAATGCAATGGTCGCTATCGTCTCAAAAACAAGACGCTGTATTGTCCTCAAAAACACCTGATTCAGAAATGGTTGTGGCGGTTTAA
- a CDS encoding tetratricopeptide repeat protein: MGIVYLIFILLAFFLIVRPVSTLIHELGHGIPALLFTNKKVTLYIGSYGDPEKSLKLKIARLELFFNKNTNHWGTGLCIIEESVSINRQLLITFMGPIASLTLSLVLSYIIFCTNINDGIKMGLFVFNFSTYYDFFINIIPNSTPIVLHDNTQTYNDGKQIIDLLILRSFTAEYNLGIELYNNKQYDLAVVQFENALNKGFNESIVYRLIWNSYYQLRDYNNALKINDIFFNEKREEYNSNDYACSGLLKSHFGNYQEAITDYNMAVELNPTNTIALNNRGYTYNLIENYKSAMIDFNEVISLENEFAYAYNNRGLSKIKLGHFKEGLSDLNKSMSLDGTNSYCYLNFGIYHYDNGSYNKALEYFNKAKEMDITTHRIDQHIKTVKNKLMG, from the coding sequence ATGGGAATTGTTTACTTGATATTTATATTACTTGCGTTTTTCCTCATTGTAAGACCTGTATCTACTCTGATTCATGAATTAGGTCATGGAATTCCTGCTTTACTATTTACTAACAAGAAAGTTACTTTATACATAGGATCATACGGCGATCCAGAAAAAAGTTTAAAGCTCAAGATTGCTAGATTGGAATTATTTTTCAATAAAAACACCAATCATTGGGGAACTGGACTTTGTATTATAGAAGAGTCTGTTTCTATAAATAGGCAATTGCTTATTACCTTCATGGGACCAATTGCATCATTAACCTTATCTCTTGTATTATCTTATATCATTTTTTGTACTAATATTAATGATGGTATCAAAATGGGGCTATTTGTATTCAACTTTTCTACTTATTACGATTTCTTCATTAATATAATTCCAAATAGCACACCAATAGTACTTCATGACAATACACAAACTTATAATGATGGCAAGCAAATAATTGATCTTTTGATACTTAGATCATTTACAGCAGAATACAATCTAGGTATAGAATTGTATAATAATAAACAGTATGATTTGGCGGTTGTACAGTTTGAAAATGCTTTAAATAAAGGCTTTAATGAAAGTATTGTTTACAGATTGATATGGAATAGCTATTACCAATTGAGAGATTATAATAATGCACTAAAAATTAACGATATTTTTTTTAACGAAAAAAGAGAAGAATACAACTCAAATGACTATGCTTGTTCAGGCTTGCTAAAATCCCACTTTGGTAATTATCAGGAAGCTATTACAGATTATAATATGGCTGTAGAACTAAATCCTACAAATACAATTGCATTAAATAATCGAGGTTATACTTATAATTTAATTGAAAATTATAAAAGCGCAATGATAGATTTTAATGAAGTTATTTCACTAGAAAATGAATTTGCATATGCTTATAATAATCGAGGTTTATCAAAAATCAAACTCGGTCATTTTAAAGAAGGATTATCTGACCTTAACAAATCAATGAGTTTAGATGGTACCAATTCCTATTGCTATCTTAATTTTGGTATTTATCATTACGATAACGGTTCTTATAATAAGGCTTTAGAATACTTTAATAAAGCAAAGGAGATGGATATAACAACTCACAGAATTGATCAACACATTAAAACGGTTAAAAATAAATTGATGGGCTAA
- a CDS encoding DUF6090 family protein, translating to MRFFNKARSKTVSNSRFKKYILYAIGEIILVVIGILIALWINNWNQTKKDNERQRYLAQNVVEQMKRDVVEIDKVLEKMDEQEQIYELLLMDREPTLEEKVILLNDAPFLVTVGFTILNLEPKVVNQLSNTTITQQGLKDLLDDIESDYNSAHEELKISEEVIVKELLGNLEYLRDNYDWYHKLIGGGDLDVSEYAYFRSTHYKNRVAHMELIAMDSYYSNLYTFKFALNSHIEKLELLLEEEN from the coding sequence ATGCGATTTTTTAATAAAGCAAGAAGTAAAACGGTAAGCAACAGCCGTTTTAAAAAGTACATCTTATATGCAATAGGTGAGATCATTTTAGTTGTGATAGGAATTTTAATTGCGCTATGGATCAACAATTGGAACCAAACGAAAAAAGATAACGAAAGGCAACGATATCTCGCTCAGAATGTGGTGGAACAAATGAAAAGAGATGTGGTAGAAATAGATAAAGTTCTCGAAAAAATGGACGAGCAAGAACAAATCTATGAGCTTCTATTAATGGATCGTGAACCAACGCTAGAAGAAAAGGTTATTTTATTGAACGATGCGCCGTTTCTGGTAACTGTAGGTTTCACCATTTTAAATTTAGAACCTAAAGTAGTGAACCAGCTTAGTAACACAACCATTACGCAACAAGGCTTAAAAGATCTTTTAGATGATATAGAAAGCGATTATAACTCGGCTCATGAAGAACTCAAAATAAGTGAAGAGGTTATTGTTAAAGAATTACTAGGTAATCTAGAATACTTGAGAGATAATTATGATTGGTATCATAAACTTATAGGTGGCGGCGATCTTGATGTTTCTGAATATGCTTATTTTAGAAGTACACATTATAAAAATCGAGTAGCTCACATGGAGTTAATTGCCATGGATTCTTATTACAGTAATTTATATACGTTTAAGTTTGCTCTCAATTCTCACATAGAAAAGCTAGAGCTGTTGTTAGAAGAGGAGAATTAA
- a CDS encoding DUF4251 domain-containing protein, whose product MKKLITGLLVLISLSLISCKSSFTETKRMELTAIQKDLESKSFEFQADAAFPFQTQAFNNVANDLLLQTGNNANRINLQGNNYSVQVGEKKAQFNLPFYGERRLSGGYNGDNTGFDFTSAIEVSNNQIIAKNGYLSYKFKASNKTESVDVELMIYSLNSVNLSVNSSHRTFMKYEGTLIFKEIE is encoded by the coding sequence ATGAAAAAATTAATCACAGGTCTTTTAGTACTTATTAGTTTGAGCTTGATTTCATGTAAGTCTAGTTTTACCGAAACAAAGCGCATGGAATTAACAGCGATACAAAAGGATTTAGAAAGTAAATCCTTTGAATTTCAAGCAGATGCAGCCTTTCCGTTTCAAACACAAGCATTTAATAATGTAGCAAACGATTTGCTTTTACAAACAGGTAATAACGCAAATCGCATCAATCTACAAGGCAATAATTACAGCGTGCAAGTAGGAGAGAAGAAGGCGCAATTCAATCTACCTTTTTATGGTGAACGTCGTTTGAGCGGCGGTTATAATGGGGACAATACAGGATTTGATTTTACGAGTGCTATAGAAGTAAGCAATAATCAGATTATTGCAAAGAACGGTTACCTTTCTTACAAATTTAAGGCTTCAAATAAAACAGAAAGTGTAGACGTTGAACTTATGATTTACAGCCTCAATAGCGTAAATCTTTCTGTTAACAGTAGTCACCGTACCTTTATGAAATATGAAGGAACACTCATTTTCAAAGAAATAGAGTAG
- a CDS encoding T9SS type B sorting domain-containing protein, protein MIKSFTFILLLLFNLAFAKAQLGFCNGQSGAVIFSEDFGQGTTNGPALPNSVTSYTFVNNGVQDGEYTISSNMQQLGSFWDAPDHTGNPNGKMLIVNADFNAGIFYQTPISGLCENTPYEFSSWVINVLSSNNPCGANEIPIQVRFEIWDSTDTTLLADGVMNPRGSDPAPSWVRYGLTFTTATGQNGCILKLINEGIGGCGNDLAIDDIEFRPCGDQTSIINATGSNSTTICENDPGTSVILTATASTSIFSTPAYQWQVNTGGNFTDIAGATNSTYTTPVLNTNTAYRVKVAEDAVNLNNSQCINFSEIFEFERIIVDLAVSLSDPFISCNGELEDLIVSISPGLEANWYDSPTGGTLVNEDSIDYSTTVPGTYYVETRDIASGCISSSRVPVNYIFEDSPVVNSEDFLICPGDTAFLDTQSPGNSYEWSTGETTSIIQVNAAGNYICEVINAAGCSSTAIFNVEVVELPIIEELVVNDNQLTIVLENSGNFQFSINGRDWTTTNTFDITTFLQVVARVRDDQGCDVVTQEFLRIDIPKYFTPNNDGFNDTFEIRGIDRFPQARLEIFDRYGKLLNQINNLEVGWDGLYRNQPLPSDDYWFKLYYNDQIISGHFALKR, encoded by the coding sequence ATGATAAAATCATTTACTTTTATACTATTACTTTTATTTAATCTCGCTTTCGCGAAAGCGCAATTAGGATTTTGCAACGGTCAAAGTGGAGCTGTGATTTTTTCTGAAGATTTTGGACAAGGAACAACAAATGGACCTGCTTTACCTAACAGCGTTACCAGTTATACATTTGTTAACAATGGAGTGCAAGATGGAGAATACACCATTTCAAGTAATATGCAGCAATTAGGTAGTTTTTGGGATGCGCCAGATCATACTGGAAACCCAAATGGTAAAATGCTTATTGTTAATGCAGATTTTAACGCTGGAATCTTCTACCAAACACCTATTAGTGGATTGTGTGAGAATACACCTTATGAATTTAGTTCTTGGGTAATCAATGTTTTAAGTAGTAATAATCCTTGTGGTGCAAATGAAATCCCTATTCAAGTGAGGTTTGAAATATGGGACAGTACAGACACAACATTATTAGCTGATGGTGTTATGAATCCGCGTGGTTCTGATCCTGCACCTTCCTGGGTGCGTTATGGTCTTACTTTTACCACTGCAACTGGTCAGAATGGTTGTATTCTAAAGCTTATCAATGAAGGAATAGGTGGTTGTGGAAATGATCTTGCCATAGACGACATAGAATTTAGACCTTGTGGAGATCAAACGAGTATTATAAATGCTACAGGCTCTAATTCAACAACGATTTGTGAGAATGACCCTGGTACTTCTGTGATTTTAACAGCAACAGCTTCTACAAGTATATTCAGTACACCAGCTTACCAGTGGCAAGTAAATACAGGAGGAAATTTTACAGATATTGCTGGTGCGACTAACAGCACTTATACTACACCAGTTTTAAATACTAATACAGCTTATCGAGTAAAAGTTGCAGAAGATGCTGTAAATCTCAACAACTCGCAATGTATCAATTTTTCCGAAATCTTTGAATTTGAAAGAATAATAGTTGATCTCGCTGTATCATTAAGTGATCCTTTTATATCTTGTAATGGCGAGCTAGAAGATTTAATTGTGAGTATTTCGCCTGGATTAGAAGCAAACTGGTACGATAGTCCCACTGGAGGAACATTAGTTAATGAGGATTCTATAGATTATTCTACAACTGTTCCTGGTACTTACTATGTAGAAACACGAGATATTGCAAGTGGTTGCATCAGCTCCTCTCGAGTTCCTGTTAATTATATTTTTGAAGATTCACCAGTGGTAAATTCTGAAGATTTTTTAATTTGTCCTGGAGATACTGCTTTTTTAGATACACAATCGCCTGGTAATAGTTATGAATGGAGTACTGGTGAAACAACTTCAATTATCCAAGTGAATGCAGCAGGAAATTATATTTGTGAAGTAATTAATGCGGCAGGATGTTCTTCTACTGCAATATTTAATGTGGAAGTTGTTGAGTTACCAATTATTGAGGAGTTAGTTGTAAATGATAACCAGTTGACCATAGTATTAGAGAATTCAGGTAATTTTCAATTTAGTATCAACGGTAGAGACTGGACAACAACTAATACTTTTGATATTACTACCTTTTTACAAGTAGTTGCAAGAGTTAGAGATGATCAAGGTTGCGATGTAGTAACCCAAGAATTTCTAAGAATAGATATTCCTAAATATTTTACTCCTAATAATGACGGATTTAATGATACCTTTGAGATAAGAGGAATAGATCGTTTTCCACAAGCACGATTAGAAATATTTGATCGGTATGGTAAGCTGCTCAACCAAATCAACAATCTGGAAGTAGGCTGGGATGGATTATACCGCAATCAACCGTTGCCTAGTGATGATTACTGGTTCAAGCTCTATTATAATGATCAAATAATTTCTGGTCATTTTGCTTTAAAAAGATAA